From Thalassophryne amazonica chromosome 5, fThaAma1.1, whole genome shotgun sequence:
aagagagagctgagtaagggggcaaagctctcgatttaccggtcgatctacgttccgatcctcacctatggtcatgagatttggctcatgaccgaaagaacgagatcgcgagtacaaacggccgagatgagtttcctccgcagggtggctggacgctcccttagagatagggtgaggagcttggagtcgagccgctgctcctccacatcgaaaggagtcagttgaggtggctcgggcatcttttccggatgccccctggacgcctcgttggagaggtgttccgggcacatcccattgggaggagaccccgaggaagacccaggacatgctggagggactacatctctcggctggcttgggaacaccttggggttcccccggaggaactgggggaggtgtgtgtggatcgggaggtctgggtggctttgcttgagctgctgcccccgcgacccaactccggataaagtggaagaaaatggatggacgtaTGCATCTATTTTTAAGCATGTTATAAATCCTGTTGCTCACAATGGATGCACTCAGCTCATGCCAATGTTAGATCTGATGTCAGCACCTTGTCACACCTACGGCCAACCTAGCACCAAGGCAATTTTACATTGCTCCAACACAGTGACAGCATTTACCAATTATGAATGGCAACTGGATTGAATATATAATTCAGAAGGACCTTGTATtggctgtgatcataataaagtaTATTTGTCAATTTATATTTCAACAAAGCTATTACTGAAGAAACCTACTAAAATAGTTAGATGTTGGTATTTGTGACATTTTTATATACATCTTTcataaattaacaaaaatattTTTTCGTATTTTTATCTTTGGAGTTTTTTTGGCTAATTATAATTTGTTTATCCACAGAGATTATGCTAGTTTGTATTAATGCCATAGCTGTGGATTTGTTTAGTCTAAATCCATACTTGCTGCCCATTAACAGCTTTTGATTTTCGAAAAATCTTGGTTATATTCAAACATGATTCCcttaagatgtgaaaaaatattctTGTATACCTTCTGCAAATATACTGCTCTTTTTCATAGTGTGGACTACCTGTACAATGACCATCTAGTGGTCAATGCAAAGAATTTTGTCATCCGTAGTAGGTAGGGTCAAGAACCTCAGTTCCGTGACCATTCTCTGGCTAGTTTGTTTTAAGAATTAATTTGACTTCTATGGGCCTTTTATGACAAATTTAGCCCCCACGTCTCTCCCGGAAATTTCGTCATTTTTTACTAGAAGGCCAAATCCAAGTTTGCCGCCAGCGCCATCTTCAAAAATTAACTTTTGAACCAGAACACTGAGAACCATAAATGAAGACACTTATTTGGGTAAGTTATTTGGGTGACCCTGAGGATTCTGATATCAGACATTATTACATCATTTTGACCCAGAAATTGAAGATGGCTGCCATCCAGtagggtgaaaacataactttTGAATTGGAACACCTAGGATTTTGAATGAACACATTTTTTCAGTGAAACTGAAGTGCTGATACAATTTATAACAGTTGCAGATTGATTTAAAGTCAAGGTCATGTATGAAGGTCAAGGTACATATGGTCTCTCCAAAATCCATCACAAAAGCTTTCACTTTTTCAAACCACTCGAAGCAAATTCCAGACCAGGGGGGGGACAAAACAGGAGGAGCTTAGCACTAAGTCAGAGATCATGGAGGCATCCATAGAAATGAATGGATAACTGCTCGTCCCGGCTGTGTACACATACACTATATGGAAACAATGTTTTTGTCACATTTGTACTTTGCAGATCTGTGTACCAGCTGACTCAGCTTTGTGTGCCTCACCTGATCAAGACCAAAGGCTCCATTGTCAACGTATCCAGTGTCTGCGGCCGAAGAGCAGTGTGTATCGTGTATCTGACCATGTTTTCTTACTTTCTGAAGAACAGCTGTGGTAACACGATTTTATTGTGCAGTTCTCTGGAGTTCTCACTTACTGCATGTCCAAAGCTGCCCTTGATCAGTTCACCTGCTGTGTAGCATTAGGTAGGTGAGATGTTTTCTTAGGATATGTTGTCCATTATCTGCACGGATGCCGCTAACTTACATAattacttacaaccccaattccagtgaagttgggacgttgtgtaaaatgtaaataaaaacagaatacaatgaattgcaaatcctcttcaactatattcaactgaacacaccacaaagacaagatatttaattttgaaactgataaactttgtttttgttcagatattttctcattttgaaatggattcctgcaattTCCAGAGTAATACTTTCTACTACTAAACTTTCTTACTTGTCAATCTGGTCGTGCTTTCTGTATAAATACACGTTATCCATTCTTTCCGCTCAGATGACAAACCAGGGGCGGATCCAGAAGAGGGCATGGGGAGAGGGATgcggccccccacaacacccctagattaaagatccacttttgaagacattttttcatactgctACTACTtattataatagtaataataataggttCAGTAActgaaatgtttagaaagaatttaaatgttaaaaaaatggtAGAAAgaatgttacatttataaacagtgTAGATTATAAATGGTTTtaccgttacagtgctgtcaatatagactgtcttttattttttttataaaacaagtatttatgttcactgaagtAAAGAAAGACTGACATTATTTCATATTTTACTAAaaccttttcccccccagaaaaCAGTATTTAAGTTCAACTTAAAATGTCAGGACCTACATTGTTTACTTTACATTACTGTTAAACATGCACTTCCAATAAAGTAAGTATTGGCAAAAGTGATTATAATGTACATGTTGAAGGGACAGGggtttgttgtcagcagctgctgaaagtaactactaaagtaactagtaatataACTTGCTTTTAAAATGGTGTAATCAGTCAAAAGTAACTaggttttcaaggagtaatcaataatTGGATTCCGTTTTCAAAATAACTGTAGCAACACTGATTATCTAAGAACATGAGAGAACAAGAAATAAGTGCTTCTCTTTTCAGAACTGGCAGCAAAGCAAGTGAGAGTGAACTCTGTCTGGTAGGTGTGATACAGTTtatgtctgtgagctgcttcacactttattcatcctattgagatatcccataatcccttgcatgccagagaggtgctgcaatcaaaacaacatggagaaacgACATGAAGACAATTGCaattgaacattatactaccaaaatgtacatttgtatGCTTTTCAGAACATTTATAAGaggctgcatgcatgagacccctgaacacttgctaaaacaaatattacaaatattccgtgtctgctatCTTCAACCTTAGACATCTTATACACATCAGTTTGATTTCAATACCCAAATTTACATACTTGTGTAAAATCATATCAATGGAAAACTGTTGCCCCACAGTGCTATATGTTATGGATTGCATCCCACTGTGTAGGTCTGATATGGCTTCATTAAAATCTTCCCAGGGTAGCATAATTAAAAATGTTATGGGTCTAAGTAAAAGGCACCATCATTCACAATTGTTAAACACACTATAAATTCCTGCAGTGGTTGATGTTATAAGTAAGAATACATGTAGCTTTTATCACATAGCTTTGTCTATTAGATCTCCAGTTCAACAAATCCAATCTAGATTTCTTTTATACGATATGTTTTAAATGGTGAGATCATCAAGAACACGTTGCTTGTTAATTTATCTTGCACGGCCATAAACCGGATTGTTTTTATAATTTAAGAAATTATGTAATGGCATCACTGATTCTTAAAGATATCTcttcttttattattttaatgaagaaataaaataaaaataaaatattcctctggaacaaacagcacaaataaaagacaataagcagggtgttaaagagcaaacttcactttccaccacattgACCTGAACAGGAACCTCAGTAGGATGAATAGTCTATTCATGTTAGAATATTTACAACAAGAAGCACTCTGTAGTGTTTGTTTTTGCAAGAGATGTACTGTATTTTTGTTTCTTTACTTTTGTCTGTTCAGCCCAGGTGTGATCATTACAGAAATCCACAAAATTGCAGGAATGGATGAGGAGGTGTACGCTAAGGTATCACAGCAGCATATTTATATGTTTATTGCCACTAACGTGGATGAGAGTGCTTGAGATCATGTAAGTGGACGCTATAtacaagtatgtgtgtgtgtgtgtgtgtgtgtgtacttgtggattaaggaacttgcccaagggacctttgTGGTTttacgtttttttgttgttgttgtttttgtctccCCACCAGTTCCTAGCTAAGTGTAAGGAGACACACCCCCTCGGTCGACCTGGTGAAGTGGAAGAAGTGGCCCAAAGCATTGCCTTCCTGGCATCAGACGCTGCCAGCTTCATCACTGGAGTCAACCTGCCCATTGACGGCGGTCGTCAGGCCATGTGTCCCCGATAAGATCATGTGTCAACATGGTGTATCAATATAGTACTTCAACCTGACAGTCTGTTTTTCTGATGAATACAGCTGCAGTCAAAGTCATCTTCTTAACACCAGTAGCTGAACTGATGGGATCTTGGTGGTACTTCAAGGACATAGTTGTTCTCCCACTttgtgacagcagcagctgtgttTGACAGatgtaaaataaattgtacagtgTTGAAGTACACACCCAGGAAAAAGcaatttaaatgtatatttttctCGTTTTCCAGTTGTTCTTAGGTCAAAACATTTGCAAGCTGTTTGTGGTTCCTGTTGATTCATTAAGACTTTACTCAGGCATTACACAGCTGTGTGGTCAAATCTCTGTATTCTGTACACACCTCTGTGTGTCGTGCTGCAGTCAAATACACCACAAGCTTAAAGGAGAAGTTTGACATGTTTGAACCTTGGCTCTGTTTGGGATCTTTTGGGGTCATCTTTTCACTCGGGGCAAAAATGAGTTTAACTGGCGCATTACTGATGGTGCAGGCTAACAGAACAATAAGGAAAAATGCAGAGTCAACGGTGTCTGGTGATTGGTCAGGCAGTTTTGCTGTCAAGGAAAATGTGCatatttacctcactaaatgtaaataaccTTTTTAAGATGACCAACTGCACAGTTAGCCTCTTATCTAAAGCCTGGCAGTCCTTCCAGAGGCTGCTGTCCATTGTGTGATTCAAACTTCTCAAGATGTTCTCACCTGTTCAGATGTGAAATAAAGCAGCTTACTCCTGAATGTTTATTGCTCATCCAAGAACATCATTAGCAGTGTTTGTGTTCTAAACCAATAATGCGCTGTGTAAAAtattttgtcccaagtgaaaagatgaaGTGGAACATaggtttttgaaaagaaaaaaaaaagtcaaacttcTCATTTAATGTGTATTGTGACAACTCCTGGTCAAACAAACTTTCCCTGCTGCACATTTGGGTTTTGAATGGATCaggagtaaaataaaaaaataaaaaacatgcaATATCCAAAAATACAGATGATCAGGACAGTTTAATTATTAAAAAGTCTTCAAAAGTCAAAGCACCATATGACCAAAAATGTGCTAAAACAGGAACTTCATGTCTGTTTTTGAATCTAAACTGAATTTAAATTAGAATTAAATAGTATCTTCTATTTGTAATAAGAGCATATTCCTATAAACATATACATTGTCACAAAGAATATAAACTACCAAACTTTGGCCTGTGTGTACAACACAGGATTCCCTTTGAAGTAAAGTACAGACGGCTTTGCTGTCAACTGACAAGCGTCACCCATTGAAGCACCACGAGTCACCTTAGTCTCATCCCCAGTTGTGTCAGCTCGCATCATTTTTGTGACGGGATGAGAGGCGCAGTACGAGGTAGCATCCTGACATGCTGTGAAACCTTAGCTTGGTTTAGACCTGTGCTGGAGCGCACAGCAGGTAGTTGGATGTGTTTGAAATGTCGGGCGTCAGCCCTCGACAATTATCTGAGGCTCAAAAAGGCTTACCCGGAGACAGTACTGTGTGTCCGAGCCACACTCTAGACCTGAATATCATGATGTTGTATATACCTGTCGGCTGTGGGACAGTGACTATTGCACTTTATATTACAGTATACAGTACATATACATGtataaataatatttaaaaataaatttgctgCAGTTGCAGCTGTTGCTGTCCAATATTTCTGTACACATCTATTCTGCCAAAACAGACCATCAGCCTGTGAATGGAATATGGTACAACTTGGTCTGAGAGAGAATGGAAACAAGTCACTCGATTGGCTTTCTTTCTGCTGATTCAGGTCTCAGGGCAGGTCCAGTCTGGGACCATCCGCTGATGCTTCGCATGCGTTGCGGCATCCACCACACTCTGGAACaggtttgggtcctggatggcaaccactggcCGACAACTGGACCAACCCCACCTCTCAGAAGTAACTCATCTTTTGCAGCTAGCTGAAATGTGGTCATGGCCTTCTGcagtcactggggtcctcaacgagGTACCTCTGTGCCAGATCagacacagagaaatgcaccacatggccgaaATGTTGTAGCTAatgttccctcataatgcaagtgatactcatctgagtctcacagaGTAACTGTTTTATTAGATACACATTTcagctgtacccaaggatcctctgaagaggccTAATACCAAAAAGATCTAGTCACTGCCTGGTTGATTTCCTAAATTTCTGAACATTaagcttttgtttgtttcttccataagTTGATGAGCACCAGAAGTCGCTATCTCTGGTTTTTCAACAGCCTCTCTGGCGCACCCTCCTGATTCTGGAGTCCACGCATATTTTTGCAGCGAGGGAAGGCTTTCTGGAAAACCTGCCCAAGACTCCACTGTCCATCTTCCATATGACATCACTCCTTTGAGGAGCATAGCCCTATAAAAAGCACACTGGTCCAACCTCAAGGCGAAAGCTTGAGCCAGGTTCTGCGGTTGTTAAATTGTATACATCCACAATCGGGAGTAAATTTGGGTCCTGGGTCTGGAAGACAAACTGGGTTTGATGCCAATGGCCATCTTTGATCTGAAAGGGACAAATATTGTCACATGATTCAATGACATGCACTGAACTCTCCACAGAAGAAATGACACTTCAATGCCACAATATGATGGTGCGTACCCAACAGTCATCTATGTGAATAAGTGGTTCCATGAGGTCTCCTGCTTGGATGGTCTCCCCACTCCAGGCTTTAAATCTCACAGCGTTGGGTGTAGGTTGCAGGGAGGGTCCTGCTGCCCACACAGACATGTTGAGGCAGTGGATGGTGATGTTTTGCACGGCCTCAGTGCTTAAAAGATGAATGAAGTTCATTTGAATGCGACCGACTCCTATGTCCAACTGTAAAGCAATAGTGGATGTGTTAAGTTAGTAAAAATTATTTGTGCATTTGTTTACTGAAAGCCTCAGTGCATAAGAGACATACTGTTAATgcattttgcaaatttgttttatattttttaatagaAATACGGACTGGTGCCACCTGAGCCACATGGGTTCTGAGCTAGATTCTCGgggctggtcccaagcccagataagggAGTtgggttgtgtcagaaagggcatccaacaTGAATTTTGCCAAAccaaatatatatactcaacaaaaatataaacccaacacttttggttttgctcccattttgtatgagatgaactcaaagatctaaaactttttccacatacacaatatcaccatttccctcaaatattgttcacaaactagtctaaatctgtgatagtgagcacttctcctttgctgagataatccatcccacctcacaggtgtgccataccaagttgctgattagacaccatgattagtgcacaggtgtgccttagactgcccacaataaaagggcactctgaaaggtgcagttttatcacacagcacaatgccacagatgtcgcaagatttcagggagcgtacaattggcatgctgacagcaggaatgtcaaccagagctgttgctcgtgtattgaatgttcatttctctaccataagccgtctccaaaggcgtttcagagaatttggcagtacatccaaccagcctcacaaccgcagaccacgtgtaaccacaccagcccaggacctccacatccagcatgttcacctccaagatcgtctgagaccagccactcggacagctgctgaaacaatcggtttgcataaccaaagaatttctgcacaaactgtcagaaaccgtctcagggaagctcatctgcatgctcgtcctcatcggggtctcgacctgactccagttcgtcgtcgtaaccgacttgagtgggcaaatgctcacatttgctggcgtttggcacgttggagaggtgttctcttcacggatgatgcaaaggagatgtgttgcactgcatgaggcaaatggtggtcacaccagatactgactggtatcccccccccccccccccccccccatgaaacaaaactgtacctttcagagtggccttttattgtggacagtctaaggcacacctgtgcactaatcatggtgtctaatcagcatcttgatatggcacacctgtgaggtgggatggattatctcagcaaaggagaagtgctcactatcacagatttagactggtttgtgaacaatatttgagggaaatggtgatattgtgtatgtggaaaaagttttagatctttgagttcatctcatacaaaatgggagcaaaaccaaaagtgttgcatttatatttttgttgcgtgtagGTCACAAATCAAATTTCTACACTAGATTGGCTGAGGACAAGTTAATGACTGCTATCCTTGATGTTGTTCAaatgtgctggtggaaattggggaaCATGTCCAGAAGCAGTGAGAGAAGGAAAGTGAGAAGTGTGGAAGTGAAGTGAAAGTCAGAACTTTGATTGTTGGCATTATGACGGATAAATGGGGAcagttggctgatatgatggaagggagaaaggtagacatattgtgtggtcAAAGACACTCAAGTGGAAGACAAGTAAGGCCAGGAGTATCGGAGGTGAAGCCGCAATATGGTTTcaggctgagaaagagcactacatatGCAAGGTTTATGCTGACTGAAAAGTATTGCAAATGCCAGAAGAAGTTGTGGTTTTGTGGATTTACAGAAAGCTTATGattgggtgccaagagaagagttgtggtatggtATGATAAAGTCTTAAGCTGCGGAGAAGTATTTGAGAACTGTACACAAGGCCAGTGACAGCATCGGCTCTGAGGCCTTCCTTGTTTGCagaggtgatggacaggttgatggataagATGAGACAGGAGTCTCTGTAGACCACAATGTTTACAGATAATGTTGTGATCTATAGTAagggtagagagcaggttgagcgtATACTCTGGACAGGTAGAGATATGTTTCAGAGGGAAGGGGAATGAAGGTCTGAGCaagattcagtgtgtgtgtgtttgtttgtgagtgagtgagagagagagccgGGGGGACACATGGTGAAAAAGTGAGGATACAAGGAGCAGAGGTAGTGGTACTGATGGGGTCTATTGTCCAAAGTAATGAAGACTGTCATTAAAGGAGAGGGTATGTGCAGGATGGAGAAAGGTGAGAGGAATAATTTGAGACTAAGTGTATCTTAGGGAAAATActagctacagtagtgttcagaataatagtagtgctatgtgactaaaacgattaatccagattttgagtatatttcttattgttacatggaaaacaaggattctcacaaatccaacaaaaccaagcattcatgatatgcacactcttaaggctatgaaattgggctattagtaaaaaaatatagaaaagggggtgttcatattAACAGtagcgtggcattcagtcagtgagttcgttaattttgtggaacaaacaggtgtgaatcaggtgtcccctatttaaggatgaagtcagcacctgttaaacatgcttttctctttgaaagcctgaggaaaatgggacgttcaagacattgttcagaagaacagcgtagtttgattaaaaagttgattggagaggggaaaacttatacgcaggtgcaaaaaattataggctgttcatctacaatgatctccaatgctttaaaatggacaaaaaaaccagagatgcgtggaagaaaacagaaaacaaccatcaaaatggatagaagaataaccagaatggcaaaggctcacccactgatcagctccaggatgatcaaagacagtctggagttacctgtaagtgctgtgacagaagacgcctgtgtgaagctaatttatttgcaaaaatcccccgcaaagtccctctgttaaataaaagacgcgcagaagaggttacaatttgccaaagaacatatcaactggcctaaacagaaatggaagaatattttgtggactgatgagtaaaattgttctttttgggtccaagggccgcagacagtttgtgagagaatccccaaactctgaattcaagccacagttcacagtgaagacagtgaagcatggtggtgcaagcatcatgatatgggcatgtttctcctactatggtgttgggcctatatatcacataccaggtatcatggatcagtttggatatgtcaaaatacttgaagatgtttccttatgctgaagaggacatgcccttgaaatgggtgtttcaacaagacaatgaccccaagcacactagtaaacaagcaaaatcttggttccaaaccaacaaaattaatgcctcgcagatgtgaagaaatcatgaaaaactggttatacaactaaatactagtttagtgattcacagtgtTGCTAGAAGAGCAGTTtgtacataatagttttgagtttgtagcatcaacagtagatgctactattattgtgaacacccccttttctacttttttttttttttactaatagcccaatttcttagccttaagagtgtgcatatcatgaatgcttggtcttgatggatttgtgagaatctactggtaccttgtttcccatgtaacaataagaaataaactcaaaacctggattaatctttttagtcacatagcactactattattctgaacactactgtatatattgttcaacatgtgcatttgtgtttattgtttgaacctttctgttgtacagtctttcacaaaagacctcaaattacctttataaagtgtcaaaacagttgtttattatagtttgctgtgtgttttgaataaatgtgtgtggaaaattatttttcactttatattttccttgcctattttagattgtaaacctttattacacttataaaacgcaACAAAaagatatatattctgaaagcacaggttgtcctgaaaaaaagacacataaaacttgattgtgggatgcagggagagctgttaacagcaataataaaacatttatgccaggctagtgaactgtccaaaaaatcccctcggaccccagagggttaaaaaaagtaaaagtaaattaattttttttcttctttgcaatCGCATTTGGCGGCCAGTCCGCCCCTCTTCTGTTGGGGAGGATTGAGCATCTCACAGCGGTCTGATTATTGGAACAGGAAGTAACACGTaagattttaggttttacagatgttagcagactgaaagttagtggaagctaattagtcCACTGATGACTTTCAAAattacctgaaaagctaatctgctaatgaaaaagttagctttactaattagcagattagcggaactgtgcccaccactgcagacccagaatttagatgtggtAGAAGCCAAGACGTGTCCTGTTCcttataatatgaattaaaaggagaggaagctTAGTTCCACACGACTTGTATGCGAGCCACACAAGATGGAGAAATAATTCAatatcaattcagtttatttttatttatatagtgccaaatcacaacagagttgcctttatacattggtgggcacagctaaccaaaacattagcttcgataactggtaatcagctaagtgaaaagttatctttttaatGCTAAAcccataaactgcctaaaaacttattggaagctacagctaaccgataactttcaattttgcctcccatacactctcagctactaacaagccaattttgagtttaaacactgctaaagcttctaacagaatcaaaggcgatcacaaacctaaACAGCCaacgagccagtgcttctgtctttgtacgctctgccccctgctgtagggaagcatcatttaccttgacaggatacagtggtccagcgatgaggcagaggtcttgaaatggaaagcaagtttgaattatggttttgctttataaattaaattattccagagagaataactacattaatgtacagtggtccctcgctataacgcagttcaccttccgcggccttgcagtttcgcagatttttttttttagtgcaattttgcatgctttttttttaacagcgcattgtgttctgcgtccttatcaggcgggccggtcatggcaccggtcggcatcaccgcgattgctctcactgcctccgatgcactttccgaggctcggtaaatgcagcagtgggccactcacaccgccctctgcTGTGCGGaactgcaccaaatctggcaacaggtccagagactacgcgcactgttttgatgcggatgttgaccgcagccgcagagctccgtggccaccgagagagtctttgcgggtcccgcatccgtacctctggaggcagtgagcgaagagagagttctgcgtgtgtcttgtttataatcttctcgcacagaagaaaaaagagagtgtttacacaggagagaaaagtgagaaaatgttaatgcttgtttgagaaaagtgcataaagtgtgtagtgagggg
This genomic window contains:
- the LOC117510977 gene encoding 3-oxoacyl-[acyl-carrier-protein] reductase FabG-like, with translation MAAVDAFKVSSLKGKVALITGASSGIGAGTSVLFAKLGALLALNGRNENNLNKVAQECTSCGAAELLLVPGDLTDENTVKGIVEKTVAHYGRLDILVNNAGILIMSGIETLDLSQFDKIMNINLRSVYQLTQLCVPHLIKTKGSIVNVSSVCGRRAFSGVLTYCMSKAALDQFTCCVALELAAKQVRVNSVCPGVIITEIHKIAGMDEEVYAKFLAKCKETHPLGRPGEVEEVAQSIAFLASDAASFITGVNLPIDGGRQAMCPR